The following is a genomic window from Hydrogenobaculum sp. Y04AAS1.
AGGCTCTATAACCAAGCTTAGCTATAGCTTTTTTAATCTCTGGTATGTATTTGGGGTTTTTAAGCTTTAAAAGTACGTAAGATATCGTAAACCTTGTAGTGGGTAAATCCTCGGTAGCTCTTGTATAGGTGGTATATAGGGTTGGATTTCCAAAAAGCCCAGACATTGCAGTTTTGGCAAAACCCACTATTACCCCTTTATGATCGTTTACTTCAAAGGTAGAACCTATATGAACGTTTCCAAGCTTTTTTAAATCCGCATCTTTTATAGCTATAAAAGCGTAGCTTGAATATATATCGTTTATATTCCCCTTTATCATGATGGGTCTACCCATTAAAGAAACATCATCAAGGCCTACTATATCCACAGCTTGATATCTTCCGTTTGGAAGTTTAACGGTTCCACCTCCTACATATATTGGAGCAGCGTAAAGAACCCCGGGTAAGCTTCTTGCATAATCAAGCACGTAATCTGGAAGAGGTATGTTGTCTTTTGAATTATCTACACTCCTATCCATTACCCACATATCAGCGCCTGTATTGTATATGCTGGAACCAGATTTTGCTATTACACCAAAAAATGTGGATGTCATTTGAAGCATCAAAAACACAGCAAACCCGACACCCATAATTAGTGTAAAAAATTTACCAGAATCTCCGGTGAGAAGTTTTATGGCTATGGTGCCAAGACCCCTTATATTCATACTTTTAATTATATCATAAAATTAATTAGTTTCTATGATATATGACTGACGATTCAGTTTATTATATTCAATTCAAAGTATTATGGAGATGAGGGGAGTTGAACCCCCGACCTATGCCTTGCGATGGCATCGCTCTCCCGACTGAGCTACATCCCCTATAATATCGGGGTGACAGGACTTGAACCTGCGGCCCCAGGCTCCCGAAGCCTGTGCTCTACCACCTGAGCTACACCCCGTATTATAATAATTATAAGCTATTTTGTGCTATTAGTTTTCAGCTAATGTATTTAGAATCTCTAATGCATTTTTTTGAGAGGGTATGTAGTATCTGGCAAACGATGGTCCAGTGCCTACCTTTATAGTTATGGATTTCAAATGTAAGTGGCTCCATTCCTCTGGCTATCAGAGGAATCCTGTTAGCAATTATAACTAGCTTCATAAATGAATGATACCACTTAAATATTTAGCTTACGAATCCCTGGATGTTCTTATAATATCTTTTATTATATCAACATTTTTCCTATAGGCGTAAGAACAGCTTAGTGACATTACTCTCACTCTTGCTACCCCCTGAACCAATATGCCTAGGGCTTTTGCTGCTCCGTAAGAAAGATCTAATGCTCTTCCTCTTACAAATGGTCCTCTGTCTACTATTTTTACTACCACAGATCTATGGTTTCTTGGATTTTCTATAAAAAGCATTGTGCCAAAAGGAAGAGTCTTGGAGGCGGCAAAGTAAAGATCGTGATTGTAAACCTTACCATTAGCGGTGTAAATGCGTCTTGCACGCCCATACCATGACACATAAACATTTTTAGAATAGCAGTCCCTTTGGACTGTATTAGCTTTTGCTTCTGAGCCTACGCCAAGAATCAGGAAAGCGCTAAGTATTAGCGCTATGTGTTTCCTCATTCCTGGGAGTAAGCTCATGAGAATACCCAAACGGTTTCTCATGATAACTACCTCCTAAATAAAATTTTTCATTGCTAACTCATGGGTATAAGGTTAACATTTTTTGTTTTTGTTTGTCAAGAGCTAACTTAAATTTTTGCATTGAAGTCTATGTAGATACAAAGTTTTTTATATAATTATTATACATATTTTACACTATACCTAAACATATATTCAACTATATGGTGTTTGGTTAATGTTTGAGTGTTTGTTTTGTTAAAAGCTAAATACAAAAAATTAACGAAATCTTAACAAAAATATTATAATATTTAATGTATGAAGTTTTTTGAAGAATTGGAAGAGACAAAAAAAGAGCTTATAAAGATGGCTTCTATGGTGCAAACTGCCATAGAAAAGGCGATGAAGTCGCTTCTTGATCAAAACGTAGATTTAGCCGAAGAGGTGATAAAAGGAGACGACGATATAGACACTATGGAAGTTAAGATAGAACAAGATTGTATAAGGATGGTAGCCCTTTATCAGCCAGAGGCTAGCGACCTTAGGTTTGTAATGGGAGTGTATAAAATTGTATCGGATCTTGAACGTATGGCGGATGAAGCAGAAAACGTAGCTCAAAGATCTATACTTTTATCTCAAGAGCCACCTTTAAAACCTTACATAAATCTTACCATGATGTCTGATATAGCAAAAGAAATGGTTAGTGATAGCGTCATAAGTTTTTTACAAAAAGATACGGAGTTAGCCAAAAAAGTCATTCAAAGGGACGATATGGTAGATGAGCTTTATCATCAGCTTGAAAGAGAGCTCATCACATATGTTATGGAAGATCAGCGCAATATAAAAAGGGCTATATCTTTGGAAATGGTGGCAAGACATTTTGAAAGAATAGCCGATCACGCTGAAAACGTATCAGAGATGGCTATATACTTGGTGCAAGGTGAGATGGTTAAACATAAACACATTCAAGAAAAAAGTTAATTTAGTTTTAGGGCTTTTAGCATTATCAATAGTCTTAACCTCAAATATAGGTTTTGTACTAAATTTAAAACATAACCCCTCTATAAATATATACGCTTTTCTTGCTATCATCAATATAAACCTTTTTGCTCTTTTACTGGCTAGTGTTATAATATTTAGAAAATTTATAAAATTATATTACGAAACCAAGAAAAAAACCTTACGTACAAAAATAACCACCATAATACTCCTTTATATGTTTTTACCAATATCTCTTATGATGTTTGCATCAAGCTTTGTGATAGTAGAAAGCGTTAAAACCTTTATAAGCGATAAGACCAAGCTTGTTTTAAGAACATCTATAAAACTTTCCAAAGAGATCGAACAAAGCCAATATGAAAAAGCTATTCTTTATAGAAATTTTTTGAGTAGGTTGGTTTTTTATGAAGACCCTTATTCTCTTGTAAATCATTTTGATATAAGGGCTGTGCACGAAGTATCTGATTGCGACAATCCCATTGTAGAAAATCAAAAATCTTACAGCATATGTATAATGAAAGGAGACAAAGCGTATGTATTTGTGGTAGGTAAAGATGCTAAGCTTGAAAAATCTTCAAAAGCCTTAAACCGCTTTGCCAAAGAGTTTATTGTGCTTGTAAAAACAAGAGATATCTTAAATGGAAACTACGTTGCTTTTATCGTGATATTGGCTCTTATGGTGGTGCTTTTTACCGTTTGGTTTGGTATATTTTTAGCCCGTCATATATCAGAGCCCATTGAAGAACTATCGGAAGCTGCTAAAACTTTGGCAAAAGGTGACCTCGATACAAAACTACCAACTCCACGAACCAACGACGAATTATCAGAACTAATACAAGCTTTTCAATATATGAAAGAAAACCTTAAAAAGCTCTATCAAGACCTTATAAAAGAAAAAGACCAGCTAAATAAACTCCTTGACAACATACCGATAGGTGTAGCTTACGTAGACAAAGACTACAATGTAATAAGAGTAAACAAAGCATTTTTAGATATGTTTGGAAACACCGATATAAAAAATTTAGATTTTAAAGATAAAAACATAAGACAAGATATAATAGAACTCTCAGAAAACGAAAAAATCTTTATCTTTGAAGATGTAAGCCCTATGGTAAACGCTCAAAGGCTTTCTGTTTGGAAAGAAACCGCCCAAAGAGTAGCCCACGAGCTAAAAAACCCCCTTACCCCTATAAAACTAAACATAGAAAGGCTTCTTAGAATATCAAAAAATCATCCAGAAAAACTC
Proteins encoded in this region:
- a CDS encoding ABC transporter permease, with the protein product MRGLGTIAIKLLTGDSGKFFTLIMGVGFAVFLMLQMTSTFFGVIAKSGSSIYNTGADMWVMDRSVDNSKDNIPLPDYVLDYARSLPGVLYAAPIYVGGGTVKLPNGRYQAVDIVGLDDVSLMGRPIMIKGNINDIYSSYAFIAIKDADLKKLGNVHIGSTFEVNDHKGVIVGFAKTAMSGLFGNPTLYTTYTRATEDLPTTRFTISYVLLKLKNPKYIPEIKKAIAKLGYRALTSKEFTKINAHFYMFKTGFGMNVLIMTLVSFIVGLSIAGQTFYTFVLENLEKFGALKAIGATRKELVFIIVIQAVLVGFVGYGVGVLLSSSMIALGHLKVPNYAAMVGYGNMLAALVMVVFITAFASFLGVRKVLKVEAFEVFRG
- the phoU gene encoding phosphate signaling complex protein PhoU; its protein translation is MKFFEELEETKKELIKMASMVQTAIEKAMKSLLDQNVDLAEEVIKGDDDIDTMEVKIEQDCIRMVALYQPEASDLRFVMGVYKIVSDLERMADEAENVAQRSILLSQEPPLKPYINLTMMSDIAKEMVSDSVISFLQKDTELAKKVIQRDDMVDELYHQLERELITYVMEDQRNIKRAISLEMVARHFERIADHAENVSEMAIYLVQGEMVKHKHIQEKS
- a CDS encoding septal ring lytic transglycosylase RlpA family protein yields the protein MRNRLGILMSLLPGMRKHIALILSAFLILGVGSEAKANTVQRDCYSKNVYVSWYGRARRIYTANGKVYNHDLYFAASKTLPFGTMLFIENPRNHRSVVVKIVDRGPFVRGRALDLSYGAAKALGILVQGVARVRVMSLSCSYAYRKNVDIIKDIIRTSRDS
- a CDS encoding HAMP domain-containing protein, with translation MRWLNINTFKKKVNLVLGLLALSIVLTSNIGFVLNLKHNPSINIYAFLAIININLFALLLASVIIFRKFIKLYYETKKKTLRTKITTIILLYMFLPISLMMFASSFVIVESVKTFISDKTKLVLRTSIKLSKEIEQSQYEKAILYRNFLSRLVFYEDPYSLVNHFDIRAVHEVSDCDNPIVENQKSYSICIMKGDKAYVFVVGKDAKLEKSSKALNRFAKEFIVLVKTRDILNGNYVAFIVILALMVVLFTVWFGIFLARHISEPIEELSEAAKTLAKGDLDTKLPTPRTNDELSELIQAFQYMKENLKKLYQDLIKEKDQLNKLLDNIPIGVAYVDKDYNVIRVNKAFLDMFGNTDIKNLDFKDKNIRQDIIELSENEKIFIFEDVSPMVNAQRLSVWKETAQRVAHELKNPLTPIKLNIERLLRISKNHPEKLQDTINAVGDIVLKEIDKILKLLQDFKDFSNIEILDKSTQSIKDAILEAIELYKPYSVDFEIIGDNILEFDKEKIKIVFMNLIQNSIESKSTKIKIEIKPKEIIYQDNGEGIKEISKIFLPYYSSKPTGTGLGLSIVKAIIQKHGWDIKALPSSAGALFVITIP